In the Theobroma cacao cultivar B97-61/B2 chromosome 1, Criollo_cocoa_genome_V2, whole genome shotgun sequence genome, one interval contains:
- the LOC18612425 gene encoding serine/threonine-protein phosphatase 7 long form homolog yields the protein MSEVGMDPCAANPGPIDPSILYDQENHVSSAVWDGQERGALRCHEHTSKLGEWRLTPKQIELVEKAGFGYLRKIPAISLDNPLISALVERWRRETNTFHFTMGEMTVTLQDVAFLLGLAIDGDPVIGITYTTCSKVCERYLGKAPDSTYASGGMVKLSWLKEFFSQCPEDASTEEIEHHTRAYLLYLVGSTIFSTTTGNKVPVMYLPLFENFDVAGRYAWGAAALAFLYRALGNASVKSQSTICGCLTLLQCWSYYHLNIGRPKLNRDPIHDHFPFVLRWKGKQSGPTTNRDVVFYRKELDSLEPCNVEWLPYKHMDSTVIPEEIRSTLVLGRSKTMLICFDKAERHLPDRVLRQYGMFQPIPEDVARWVRKSRGVDGGVDLSGKMESELNEWADRKLHIVEGDNDADENEYTWWYLRITRKVVGRPISLSSEFQRTIGGLREISYLADTFPSEGLEPDQVDLLSRIRSIAQECLRDQVGGPLVASPIVGTELRKRSRGKERVRRKGSGKRKRGNDPMDGHGASEDESKYCGVLVAVDQLHVHQADDEVDHMPLCITAVEGDTAPLSEAPNKVDDMQLHDATDVIDASQFCDASNEVDDSNMSHAISESDLQTVKTAEEVIPQSSQLPDATNETNDSEIHNATNKPNDSQVNATNGVNDHQTLVATDVNESQTHGATNTVGESQPSDVAVDSDQKTENEAKVSPQLSHENVEDLAQQGETSIVA from the exons ATGTCAGAGGTTGGAATGGACCCATGTGCAGCCAATCCTGGACCCATTGATCCTTCAATACTATATGATCAAGAAAATCATGTATCTTCAGCTGTTTGGGATGGCCAG GAGCGTGGTGCACTTAGATGTCATGAACACACATCGAAGTTAGGTGAGTGGAGACTCACCCCTAAGCAGATCGAGTTGGTTGAGAAAGCAGGGTTTGGGTACTTGCGGAAGATACCAGCTATTAGTTTAGATAATCCGCTCATTTCAGCATTAGTTGAGAGGTGGAGAAGAGAGACAAATACATTTCACTTCACCATGGGGGAAATGACTGTTACTCTTCAAGATGTTGCCTTCTTGTTGGGATTGGCAATTGATGGGGATCCAGTGATTGGAATAACATATACCACTTGTAGCAAAGTGTGTGAAAGGTATCTAGGGAAAGCACCGGACTCTACTTATGCGAGTGGTGGGATGGTGAAGCTAAGTTGGTTGAAAGAGTTCTTTTCTCAATGCCCTGAGGATGCATCAACTGAAGAGATTGAGCACCACACGCGTGCTTACCTTTTATATCTTGTGGGAAGCACAATTTTTTCAACTACAACGGGGAATAAGGTCCCCGTTATGTACCTTCCATTGTTTGAGAATTTTGACGTTGCTGGGAGATACGCATGGGGTGCAGCTGCGTTAGCATTCTTGTATAGGGCACTTGGGAATGCCTCTGTTAAATCTCAAAGCACCATTTGTGGATGTTTGACATTACTTCAG TGCTGGAGTTACTATCATCTAAATATTGGTCGACCGAAGCTCAATAGGGACCCTATCCATgatcattttccttttgtaCTAAGGTGGAAGGGAAAGCAGAGTGGTCCAACGACAAACCGTGATGTAGTTTTCTACCGAAAGGAACTTGACTCCCTAGAACCATGTAAT GTAGAGTGGCTTCCTTACAAACACATGGATAGCACAGTAATCCCCGAGGAAATTAGAAGTACTTTGGTTTTGGGGAGGTCAAAGACGATGTTGATTTGCTTTGACAAGGCAGAAAGACACCTCCCTGATCGTGTCCTAAGGCAATATGGCATGTTTCAACCAATCCCTGAAGATGTGGCACGATGGGTGAGGAAGAGTCGTGGAGTTGATGGTGGGGTTGACTTATCTGGGAAAATGGAATCAGAACTTAATGAATGGGCTGATCGGAAGCTCCATATTGTGGAAGGTGATAATGATGCTGATGAAAACGAATACACGTGGTGGTACTTGAGAATAACTCGTAAAGTTGTAGGGAGACCTATTTCTCTCTCATCAGAGTTTCAAAGAACT ATTGGTGGTTTACGGGAAATTTCATACTTAGCTGACACTTTCCCGTCAGAAGGACTGGAGCCTGATCAAGTTGATTTACTTTCCAGGATTAGGTCCATTGCACAAGAATGCTTGAGAGACCAAGTTGGAGGTCCACTTGTAGCATCACCCATTGTGGGAACTGAACTCAGGAAAAGGTCTAGGGGGAAAGAGAGGGTAAGAAGAAAGGGTAGTGGGAAACGAAAGCGTGGTAATGATCCCATGGATGGTCATGGAGCTAGTGAGGATGAGTCTAAGTATTGCGGTGTGCTTGTTGCAGTAGATCAGTTACACGTGCATCAAGCTGATGATGAGGTAGATCATATGCCACTCTGTATTACAGCTGTTGAGGGTGACACTGCACCGCTGTCTGAGGCACCTAACAAGGTTGATGACATGCAACTTCACGATGCAACTGATGTGATTGATGCCTCACAGTTTTGTGATGCAAGTAATGAGGTTGATGACTCAAATATGTCTCATGCTATTAGTGAAAGTGATCTGCAAACAGTTAAAACAGCAGAGGAGGTTATTCCACAGTCCTCTCAGCTACCTGATGCAACCAATGAAACCAATGATTCAGAAATTCATAATGCAACTAACAAGCCCAATGACTCACAAGTTAATGCTACTAATGGGGTCAATGACCACCAAACTCTGGTGGCTACTGATGTTAATGAATCACAAACTCATGGTGCAACTAATACGGTCGGAGAGTCACAACCCTCTGATGTTGCTGTTGATAGTGATCAGAAAACAGAGAACGAGGCAAAGGTTTCTCCACAGTTATCTCATGAAAATGTTGAGGATCTTGCACAGCAGGGTGAGACTAGCATTGTAGCATAA
- the LOC18612426 gene encoding BTB/POZ domain-containing protein At5g48130 isoform X1 — protein MEVSSPKDSSVASSPFSSPNVSALLKIRIISWIQETGLPVSMRVRVGERTFSLHKYPLFSKSGFIQKRLTESNELELPPDFPGGPETFEMIALFIYGSTTLIDPFNVAALRCAAEFLEMTEEYCIGNLCERLDLYLNQVVLQSWDDTLIVLQKCQMLLPWSEELIVSRCIESLAFMACMEILDPEGRRDQPVVTLEALAGEAWSCETVKAIAIKDLWIKDLIALPFGFFKRIIGSLRRQGMKEKYVSPIIVFYANKWVLSKKTRQFWENSGEKIGDIDTNNKVSVILQGILDLLPIGEKASRAIPVGFYFALLSRSLEFGLRSDSRVKLQDQIASMLHYAQVEDFLLPAVGTESVSSSKELAIMKSIFSTYASFNTDTNPTPSASNSIVAELWDTYLAQTASDPEMEPNRFMELVELLPISCRQSHDQLYRTMNSFLQAHRDITQEEKGSVCKYLNCQKLSQEACIEAVQNELMPLRLIVQALFVQQLNTHQAFRECSDSFRFTGQFSGSLSSSRCPNSRSLNLGESPNTDGAKPESKPLSFLLQNDLAMEKRYESTSFRLQSLEQELMSLKKSLQWHMSKKTDSNPNKSQSMKPYGLESRSLSKRRNPLGQVTSCMGSVNFASQRKYASRLIKIFRRFSLFGIRKSKRKQGTNGLSAKTI, from the exons ATGGAAGTTTCCAGTCCCAAAGATAGTTCGGTAGCTTCAAGTCCTTTTTCTTCACCCAATGTCAGTGCCCTGCTCAAGATTAGGATTATTTCATG GATCCAAGAAACTGGGCTGCCTGTTTCTATGCGTGTTCGAGTTGGTGAAAGAACCTTCAGCCTGCATAAG TACCCATTGTTTTCAAAGAGTGGATTCATTCAGAAGAGATTGACTGAATCAAACGAGCTTGAGCTACCACCAGATTTCCCTGGAGGACCGGAAACATTTGAGATGATTGCATTATTCATCTATGGCTCCACGACGCTGATTGATCCTTTTAATGTAGCAGCCCTGAGATGCGCTGCagaatttcttgaaatgacaGAAGAATACTGCATCGGCAACCTCTGTGAGCGTTTGGATCTCTATTTGAACCAAGTGGTTTTACAGAGTTGGGATGACACGCTGATTGTTCTCCAGAAATGCCAAATGTTACTTCCCTGGTCCGAGGAGCTAATTGTGAGCCGCTGCATTGAGTCCCTGGCCTTCATGGCCTGCATGGAGATTCTTGATCCAGAGGGGAGAAGGGACCAACCAGTAGTTACATTAGAGGCATTGGCTGGTGAAGCTTGGAGCTGTGAAACCGTGAAAGCAATCGCAATCAAGGACCTATGGATCAAAGATCTCATAGCTCTACCATTTGGATTCTTCAAAAGGATAATTGGATCCTTAAGAAGGCAaggaatgaaagaaaaatatgtgaGTCCAATCATTGTCTTCTACGCAAATAAATGGGTGCTCTCCAAGAAGACACGCCAATTTTGGGAGAACTCGGGTGAGAAAATTGGAGACATTGACACAAACAACAAGGTTTCTGTCATTTTACAAGGGATTCTAGATTTACTGCCCATTGGAGAGAAGGCTAGTAGGGCTATTCCTGTTGGTTTTTACTTTGCTTTGCTTTCTAGATCCTTAGAATTTGGTTTGAGAAGCGACAGCAGGGTGAAATTGCAAGATCAGATTGCATCTATGTTACACTATGCCCAAGTGGAAGATTTTCTCCTTCCAGCGGTTGGAACAGAGTCCGTTTCTTCAAGCAAGGAGTTGGCAATAATGAAGAGCATATTTTCAACCTATGCATCATTTAACACGGACACCAACCCTACTCCTTCAGCAAGCAACTCGATTGTTGCAGAATTATGGGACACATACCTAGCTCAAACAGCTTCTGATCCAGAAATGGAGCCTAACAGGTTCATGGAACTCGTTGAATTATTACCAATATCTTGCAGACAGAGTCATGATCAGCTTTATAGAACAATGAATAGCTTCCTACAG GCACATAGAGATATAACTCAAGAAGAGAAGGGATCAGTCTGCAAATACCTCAACTGCCAAAAACTTTCACAAGAGGCATGCATTGAAGCCGTTCAAAATGAGCTGATGCCATTGCGTTTGATTGTCCAGGCTCTTTTTGTTCAACAGCTCAATACCCATCAAGCTTTTAGAGAATGCTCGGACTCTTTTAGGTTCACAGGACAGTTCTCCGGAAGCCTATCCAGCTCAAGGTGTCCAAACTCAAGAAGCCTAAATCTAGGAGAAAGCCCAAACACGGATGGAGCAAAGCCAGAAAGCAAGCCTTTGAGCTTCTTGCTACAAAATGACCTTGCAATGGAGAAGAGATACGAATCAACAAGCTTCAGACTCCAGAGCCTTGAACAAGAGCTCAtgtccttgaagaagagcCTTCAATGGCACATGTCAAAGAAAACAGATTCAAATCCGAACAAATCGCAGAGTATGAAACCTTATGGTTTGGAGAGTAGATCACTAAGCAAGAGAAGGAACCCTCTTGGACAAGTAACAAGCTGCATGGGTTCTGTCAATTTTGCTTCACAAAGAAAGTATGCTAGTAGGCTAATTAAGATCTTTCGTAGATTTTCATTGTTTGGaataagaaaatcaaagagaaagcaAGGAACTAATGGCCTCTCGGCCAAAACAATCTAG
- the LOC18612426 gene encoding BTB/POZ domain-containing protein At5g48130 isoform X2 has protein sequence MIQETGLPVSMRVRVGERTFSLHKYPLFSKSGFIQKRLTESNELELPPDFPGGPETFEMIALFIYGSTTLIDPFNVAALRCAAEFLEMTEEYCIGNLCERLDLYLNQVVLQSWDDTLIVLQKCQMLLPWSEELIVSRCIESLAFMACMEILDPEGRRDQPVVTLEALAGEAWSCETVKAIAIKDLWIKDLIALPFGFFKRIIGSLRRQGMKEKYVSPIIVFYANKWVLSKKTRQFWENSGEKIGDIDTNNKVSVILQGILDLLPIGEKASRAIPVGFYFALLSRSLEFGLRSDSRVKLQDQIASMLHYAQVEDFLLPAVGTESVSSSKELAIMKSIFSTYASFNTDTNPTPSASNSIVAELWDTYLAQTASDPEMEPNRFMELVELLPISCRQSHDQLYRTMNSFLQAHRDITQEEKGSVCKYLNCQKLSQEACIEAVQNELMPLRLIVQALFVQQLNTHQAFRECSDSFRFTGQFSGSLSSSRCPNSRSLNLGESPNTDGAKPESKPLSFLLQNDLAMEKRYESTSFRLQSLEQELMSLKKSLQWHMSKKTDSNPNKSQSMKPYGLESRSLSKRRNPLGQVTSCMGSVNFASQRKYASRLIKIFRRFSLFGIRKSKRKQGTNGLSAKTI, from the exons AT GATCCAAGAAACTGGGCTGCCTGTTTCTATGCGTGTTCGAGTTGGTGAAAGAACCTTCAGCCTGCATAAG TACCCATTGTTTTCAAAGAGTGGATTCATTCAGAAGAGATTGACTGAATCAAACGAGCTTGAGCTACCACCAGATTTCCCTGGAGGACCGGAAACATTTGAGATGATTGCATTATTCATCTATGGCTCCACGACGCTGATTGATCCTTTTAATGTAGCAGCCCTGAGATGCGCTGCagaatttcttgaaatgacaGAAGAATACTGCATCGGCAACCTCTGTGAGCGTTTGGATCTCTATTTGAACCAAGTGGTTTTACAGAGTTGGGATGACACGCTGATTGTTCTCCAGAAATGCCAAATGTTACTTCCCTGGTCCGAGGAGCTAATTGTGAGCCGCTGCATTGAGTCCCTGGCCTTCATGGCCTGCATGGAGATTCTTGATCCAGAGGGGAGAAGGGACCAACCAGTAGTTACATTAGAGGCATTGGCTGGTGAAGCTTGGAGCTGTGAAACCGTGAAAGCAATCGCAATCAAGGACCTATGGATCAAAGATCTCATAGCTCTACCATTTGGATTCTTCAAAAGGATAATTGGATCCTTAAGAAGGCAaggaatgaaagaaaaatatgtgaGTCCAATCATTGTCTTCTACGCAAATAAATGGGTGCTCTCCAAGAAGACACGCCAATTTTGGGAGAACTCGGGTGAGAAAATTGGAGACATTGACACAAACAACAAGGTTTCTGTCATTTTACAAGGGATTCTAGATTTACTGCCCATTGGAGAGAAGGCTAGTAGGGCTATTCCTGTTGGTTTTTACTTTGCTTTGCTTTCTAGATCCTTAGAATTTGGTTTGAGAAGCGACAGCAGGGTGAAATTGCAAGATCAGATTGCATCTATGTTACACTATGCCCAAGTGGAAGATTTTCTCCTTCCAGCGGTTGGAACAGAGTCCGTTTCTTCAAGCAAGGAGTTGGCAATAATGAAGAGCATATTTTCAACCTATGCATCATTTAACACGGACACCAACCCTACTCCTTCAGCAAGCAACTCGATTGTTGCAGAATTATGGGACACATACCTAGCTCAAACAGCTTCTGATCCAGAAATGGAGCCTAACAGGTTCATGGAACTCGTTGAATTATTACCAATATCTTGCAGACAGAGTCATGATCAGCTTTATAGAACAATGAATAGCTTCCTACAG GCACATAGAGATATAACTCAAGAAGAGAAGGGATCAGTCTGCAAATACCTCAACTGCCAAAAACTTTCACAAGAGGCATGCATTGAAGCCGTTCAAAATGAGCTGATGCCATTGCGTTTGATTGTCCAGGCTCTTTTTGTTCAACAGCTCAATACCCATCAAGCTTTTAGAGAATGCTCGGACTCTTTTAGGTTCACAGGACAGTTCTCCGGAAGCCTATCCAGCTCAAGGTGTCCAAACTCAAGAAGCCTAAATCTAGGAGAAAGCCCAAACACGGATGGAGCAAAGCCAGAAAGCAAGCCTTTGAGCTTCTTGCTACAAAATGACCTTGCAATGGAGAAGAGATACGAATCAACAAGCTTCAGACTCCAGAGCCTTGAACAAGAGCTCAtgtccttgaagaagagcCTTCAATGGCACATGTCAAAGAAAACAGATTCAAATCCGAACAAATCGCAGAGTATGAAACCTTATGGTTTGGAGAGTAGATCACTAAGCAAGAGAAGGAACCCTCTTGGACAAGTAACAAGCTGCATGGGTTCTGTCAATTTTGCTTCACAAAGAAAGTATGCTAGTAGGCTAATTAAGATCTTTCGTAGATTTTCATTGTTTGGaataagaaaatcaaagagaaagcaAGGAACTAATGGCCTCTCGGCCAAAACAATCTAG
- the LOC18612427 gene encoding probable serine/threonine-protein kinase WNK11, translated as MPAASPNMSDREVEPFVEVDPTGRFGRYNDLLGSGAVKKVYRAFDQEEGIEVAWNQVKLTNFSEDPVLINRLQSEVQLLRTLKNKYIIVCYSVWRDQERNTLNFITEVCTSGNLRTYRKKHRHVSIKALKKWSKQVLEGLEYLHTHDPCIIHRDLNCSNIFINGNIGEVKIGDLGLAAIVGRSHAAHSIIGTPEYMAPELYEEDYTEMVDIYSFGMCLLEMVTMEIPYSECDSVAKIYKKVTSGMKPRALNLVPDPEVKAFIEKCIAQPRARPSASELLKDPFFSDLIDDETDSTSS; from the exons ATGCCGGCTGCTAGTCCCAATATGTCTGATCGAGAGGTTGAACCATTTGTCGAGGTTGATCCCACTGGGCGCTTTGGGCGCTACAATGATTTGCTAGGGAGTGGTGCTGTGAAGAAGGTTTACAGGGCATTTGATCAGGAGGAAGGTATAGAGGTGGCCTGGAATCAAGTGAAACTGACTAACTTTAGTGAAGATCCTGTGCTGATCAATAGGCTTCAATCCGAGGTGCAGCTGCTGAGAACATTGAAAAACAAGTATATCATTGTTTGTTACAGTGTTTGGAGGGATCAAGAGCGAAACACGTTAAATTTTATCACTGAGGTCTGCACATCAGGAAACTTGAGAACTTACAGGAAGAAGCATCGCCATGTGTCCATTAAGGCTTTGAAGAAGTGGTCAAAGCAGGTACTTGAGGGATTGGAGTATCTCCATACACATGACCCATGTATTATTCACAGAGATCTCAATTGCAGCAACATCTTCATCAACGGGAACATTGGCGAG GTGAAAATTGGCGACCTGGGACTTGCAGCAATAGTTGGGAGAAGCCATGCTGCACATTCCATAATAGGGACACCAGAATATATGGCACCAGAGCTGTATGAGGAAGATTACACTGAGATGGTTGACATTTACTCTTTTGGAATGTGCTTGCTAGAAATGGTGACAATGGAGATACCTTATAGTGAATGTGATAGTGTTGCCAAAATATACAAGAAGGTCACATCTGGAATGAAACCCCGAGCCTTGAACTTAGTGCCAGATCCAGAAGTGAAGGCCTTCATTGAGAAGTGCATAGCCCAGCCAAGGGCAAGACCTTCAGCTTCTGAACTTCTCAAGGACCCCTTCTTTTCTGACCTTATCGATGATGAGACCGATTCAACTTCCAGTTGA
- the LOC18612428 gene encoding protein DGCR14: protein MLLSPGHSPRHVSSPSPSPYSDNSLQTPDAASSTTPKNPSRKRARVLDEDTYVAAIEKIIERDFFPDISKLRDRLDWLEAIKTGDPIQIRDAQLKIIERRGRKVNNVNSEGRSQTRTPGSTFMRNFTPFDELDGKTPKTPGVLGRELSGEGDCRVSEGKIDSNLSLDEFFRRYTSEDNDSFSKILEKVNRKKKEKYGYLTQGEMGDEDVKSIEDAKRDRITDGYGTSDQPTSTLEGWKYIAKNLLMYHPADRGEAPLTEEERAVRLKALTKEINRGNTRFHGKVIDSRPKDDGSMAVLYTPVAGATPMPMSDKDGDKGKKYDLDDLRKTPNHFYVESGKKAENGYSFVKTPSPAPGVDESPFITWGEIEGTPLRLEPEDTPIDIGGSGDGPHFKIPCPPARDVKAHSLSREAARKLRERSKMFKKPPLPSPYRGGSASPSVRTLSPAAQKFVRNAIAKSSSSVDETLRASYRGASPGVSTPKSVRSVSRFGREGSMESRSPSVREGSNPPWY, encoded by the coding sequence ATGCTTCTGTCTCCAGGCCACTCTCCCCGCCACGTTTCATCACCGTCACCATCTCCATATTCCGACAACTCTCTCCAAACTCCCGATGCTGCTTCTTCGACAACCCCAAAAAACCCTAGCAGAAAACGCGCGCGAGTCCTCGACGAGGACACCTACGTCGCCGCCATCGAGAAGATCATCGAACGCGATTTTTTTCCTGATATTTCCAAGCTCCGGGACCGACTCGATTGGCTCGAAGCCATCAAGACAGGCGATCCGATTCAAATCCGTGATGCTCAGCTGAAGATCATCGAACGCCGTGGCAGAAAGGTAAATAATGTCAATTCCGAGGGTAGAAGTCAAACTCGAACCCCTGGTTCTACATTTATGAGAAATTTTACTCCTTTTGATGAATTAGATGGTAAAACCCCCAAAACCCCAGGTGTTTTGGGTAGGGAATTATCCGGTGAGGGTGATTGTAGGGTAAGCGAGGGTAAGATTGATTCGAACTTGTCCTTAGACGAGTTTTTTAGGAGGTATACCAGTGAGGATAACGATAGTTTTTCCAAGATTTTAGAGAAGGTTAAtaggaagaagaaggagaagtaTGGGTATTTGACGCAGGGAGAAATGGGGGACGAGGATGTTAAATCAATTGAGGATGCGAAGAGAGATAGGATTACAGATGGATATGGGACGTCTGATCAGCCAACAAGTACGTTGGAAGGGTGGAAGTATATAGCCAAGAATTTGTTAATGTATCATCCAGCTGATCGGGGTGAGGCTCCATTGACTGAGGAGGAACGAGCAGTAAGATTGAAGGCCTTGACAAAGGAAATTAATCGTGGGAACACACGTTTTCATGGTAAAGTGATAGATTCTAGGCCGAAAGATGATGGATCCATGGCGGTGCTTTATACTCCTGTGGCAGGTGCAACTCCAATGCCTATGTCAGATAAGGATGGGGATAAGGGAAAAAAGTATGATCTTGATGATTTGAGGAAGACcccaaatcatttttatgtgGAATCTGGGAAGAAAGCGGAGAATGGTTATAGTTTTGTAAAGACACCATCACCTGCACCAGGTGTTGATGAATCCCCTTTTATTACATGGGGTGAAATTGAAGGGACACCTTTAAGGTTGGAGCCTGAGGATACACCAATTGATATCGGTGGCAGTGGTGATGGGCCTCATTTTAAGATTCCTTGTCCACCTGCCAGAGATGTGAAGGCACACTCCTTATCCAGGGAAGCTGCTCGGAAATTGAGAGAGAGGTCAAAGATGTTTAAGAAGCCACCATTGCCATCACCTTATAGAGGTGGCAGTGCCAGTCCAAGTGTACGAACACTTTCTCCTGCAGCTCAGAAGTTTGTAAGAAATGCAATTGCAAAATCCTCTTCTTCTGTGGATGAAACCCTTCGTGCCAGTTATCGAGGTGCAAGTCCTGGTGTGTCTACTCCTAAAAGTGTAAGAAGTGTTTCAAGGTTCGGAAGGGAAGGTAGCATGGAATCCAGGTCACCTTCTGTAAGGGAGGGTTCTAATCCTCCATGGTATTAG